The genomic segment CAGTCTACGAAAAGCTAAAACTTGTGTAGATACCAATGCCCAGTGGGAGAGTGAAATGACTTAAGCCGAATCTTTCGTGTTCAACTGCTTAGCATCTAGCCACTAGCCACTCTCTTCCCCTGGCCCCCCATCAGCCGCGACGCGCTAGCGTGCGGTTCCTACATCCTTGTTCGCCATTCCCACCCAACCGCGAGCGATCGCTCTTCGGCCCAACTTTCTAGCCGCTCGCATCTAGCCACTAGCCACTCACTCCCATCCGTAAACCTCCACCATCCTTTCCATTCGTCGACGGAAACTAAACCGCTCCTCCACCGTCTTCCGTCCCGCCTCGGCCAACCGCGCTCGCTTTTCGGGGGCGTCGAGCAGCGAACGGACCGCGTCTTGGATTGCGTCCGCTCGGCCGACATCGATCATCACGCCGTTTTCTCCGTCGTCAATCAAATCCGGCATCCCAGCAATGTTCGTCGAGACAACCGGGACGTTCATGGCCATCGCTTCGAGCACCACGTTGGGCAGCCCTTCACGGTAGCTACTCAACACGTACAGATCGGCCGCCCGGTAAACAACGCGCGGGTCGGCGACGAAACCGAGCAACTTGATCCGATCGCCGAATCCGCTCGCGTCAATCTGAGATTGCAAGGCGGCACGGAATGCCCCGTCGCCGGCGATGACCAAGCCCACGTCGCGTCCTTGGCGGATCAAATCGACGGTCGCTTCGATGAGCAAGTCGAAACCTTTTTCATCGGACAGCCTTCCAACTGCGGCAACCAACTGGATCGATGTAGGTAGCCCCAGTTGCGTCTTTGCCTCTGCCGACGGAAGGTCGAAGTCATAATCATCGAGCGCGATGGCGTTGTCGATCAACGACAATCGCGACGGTTCGACCCCCAGTCGCTGGCAGTCTTCGAAAAGGTCACGCGAGACGCAGACCACTTGCTCGTATCGTGAGAGGCACCATCGATCGATCGCATAGTACAGCGGCGTCTTCCAAGTCTTTTGTACCCATCCGTGGACCGTCGTCGCCAGTCGCATCTCCGGAAAGTGCTTTCGCAATAGCAAGCCGATCAGATTCGACTTGTAGTCATGCCCGTGCCAGATCAGACGAGACGAAGCAGAAGTGGCGAGTGGTGAAGGATGCGTGGCGAGTTCAGCTTCAAAGGTTTCGGGAGCCCCTGATTGTTCGCGCGAAGACACTTCGCCGCCCACCGTTCTCGCCTGGCTCTCTCTGGTCTCCAGCAGACGTTCCACCGCCTGACGCATCCGTTTAACAACTCCGAAATCCTTGATCCCGAAGTCATCGACTTCGACCAGCGGGGCCCGTTTTTGCTGGGCACGCTGACGAATAATCTCGAACCCAACATCACCGGGGTGACGCAGGTAGACGCACTGGGAATCGAAACCCAAGTCATCGAGAAATCGCGGCGAATTAAGGATTGTCTTTTCCGGCCCACCGCCCTGTCCACTGATCACACGGGTGTGAAGCACCAGCGGCCGCATCTGAAAACTCACGTTCGACTCCTGTAGTCACCATCAAGCATTGCATCCATCGAAGCCGCGTCATCGGCGCCCGCGATCGTCGTCAGCCTATCCCAACGGGGGACAATTGTATTCCGCCCAACGATCCCGATGTCCGCAAAATCAGCAATCCCCCGACACCAGATCCACCTCCCGTCGCGGAAGCCGCCGAGGCTTTCGGTGAGCACGGATTCCCCACCGAAACGCCCTGCGCGTTCCGTTACCCCGGAGAGCGTACCGCTCTTCGAATCCTCGCCCCCCATCAATGCCTTCCTTCTTCCTTCTTCCTTCTCCCAACTAGCAACTAGCAACTAGCAACTAGCAACTCTCCTCTCCCCCGACGGTTTCCATCCAGCCTGCTTGCTCTTCGCCCAACCATCCTGCCCGGTCGCCGACTTGCGACGAAAAACTGCCCCGTTTGGCAACTTCCCGCAGATTTCTAACCTAAATACAGGTGTGCCCATGGTTCGGCCCAACGCTTGCATCATGGCTGAAGCGATGATCGCCCCCTGATCGCCATCAAACGCCTATGAAGGAGGCGGATGTCGCCATTGTGCTCTTGGGCCCCATTTTGGTACCGGCACAGGCCTTCACACCAACGGCGGCGCAATGGCAACCACTTCCGATCTATTCAGTCATATCACGGGGCATCTCGACACAAGAGTCCCCATGCCTACACCTGTCTCCGACCGACTTCGACCGACCTTGCGTTCGGCATTGCAATCGATTGTCGGAGACGCGAACTTCTGGGACGACACGGCGGTTCGCCGCGAGTACAGCAAGACGACACTTCCCACGTCAACTTTCTCGGCGGCCATTGTGCGTCCCGAATCTGCCGATCAAGTCCAGCGAATTGTACGGAAGCTAGGCGAATTCGGCGTCCACTGGCACTGTTTCAGTCGGGGCAAAAATTGGGGGTATGGCGATCGCTGTGCCGCAACCGATGGCCAGGTGCTGATCGATCTGGGGCGGATGAACCGGATCGTCGAGATCAATGAAGAACTCGCCTACGCGGTGATCGAGCCCGGCGTCTCGCAAGGACAACTCGC from the Roseiconus lacunae genome contains:
- a CDS encoding glycosyltransferase family 4 protein, whose protein sequence is MSFQMRPLVLHTRVISGQGGGPEKTILNSPRFLDDLGFDSQCVYLRHPGDVGFEIIRQRAQQKRAPLVEVDDFGIKDFGVVKRMRQAVERLLETRESQARTVGGEVSSREQSGAPETFEAELATHPSPLATSASSRLIWHGHDYKSNLIGLLLRKHFPEMRLATTVHGWVQKTWKTPLYYAIDRWCLSRYEQVVCVSRDLFEDCQRLGVEPSRLSLIDNAIALDDYDFDLPSAEAKTQLGLPTSIQLVAAVGRLSDEKGFDLLIEATVDLIRQGRDVGLVIAGDGAFRAALQSQIDASGFGDRIKLLGFVADPRVVYRAADLYVLSSYREGLPNVVLEAMAMNVPVVSTNIAGMPDLIDDGENGVMIDVGRADAIQDAVRSLLDAPEKRARLAEAGRKTVEERFSFRRRMERMVEVYGWE